The proteins below come from a single Streptomyces spongiicola genomic window:
- a CDS encoding N-acetylglucosamine kinase, with the protein MAIDAGNSKTDVAVVDTEGSVLGSARGGGFQPQRARAAKGGAALGGPDTRDALDGSGRHNAPDALDALDALDALDGTVRQALGSAGLRSVTHVSACLANADLPLEEAELAAGVRARGWGATSEVRNDTFAVLRAGVDEPGGVAVVCGAGINCVGMAPDGRTARFPAVGRISGDWGGGAALGEEALWFAARAEDGRGEPTELARTLPAHFGLPSMYALIEALHLGRVGTGRRHELAPVLFSTAAAGDAVAGAIVDRLAEEVVLMSTVALGRLGLLGEEVPVVLGGGVLAARHPRLNGGIEKSLAVRAPKAVVSVVTAPPVLGAALLGLDHLGASAAARVRLRSRYESHAPR; encoded by the coding sequence CTGGCCATCGACGCGGGCAACAGCAAGACGGACGTGGCGGTGGTGGACACGGAGGGCTCGGTGCTGGGCTCGGCCCGCGGCGGCGGGTTCCAGCCGCAGCGGGCGCGCGCCGCGAAGGGGGGCGCCGCACTCGGCGGACCCGACACACGCGACGCACTCGACGGATCCGGCCGACACAACGCACCCGACGCACTCGACGCACTCGACGCACTCGACGCACTCGACGGCACGGTGCGCCAGGCCCTCGGCAGCGCGGGGCTGAGGTCCGTCACGCATGTCTCCGCCTGTCTCGCCAACGCCGATCTGCCGCTCGAGGAAGCGGAGTTGGCGGCTGGCGTACGGGCCCGCGGCTGGGGTGCCACGAGCGAGGTCCGCAACGACACCTTCGCGGTCCTGCGAGCCGGGGTCGACGAGCCCGGGGGCGTCGCCGTCGTCTGCGGCGCGGGCATCAACTGCGTGGGCATGGCGCCGGACGGCCGTACCGCGCGCTTCCCGGCCGTCGGCAGGATCTCCGGGGACTGGGGCGGGGGCGCGGCGCTCGGGGAGGAGGCACTGTGGTTCGCCGCCCGCGCCGAGGACGGGCGAGGTGAACCGACCGAGCTGGCCCGGACGTTGCCGGCGCACTTCGGCCTGCCGTCGATGTACGCGCTCATCGAGGCACTGCATCTGGGACGTGTCGGCACGGGGCGCAGACACGAACTCGCCCCGGTCCTGTTCTCGACCGCCGCGGCCGGCGACGCCGTGGCGGGCGCCATCGTCGACCGGCTCGCGGAGGAGGTCGTGCTGATGTCCACGGTGGCGCTCGGCCGACTGGGGCTGCTGGGCGAGGAGGTCCCCGTGGTACTCGGAGGCGGCGTGCTGGCGGCGCGGCACCCCCGGCTGAACGGCGGGATCGAGAAGTCGCTCGCCGTCCGGGCGCCGAAGGCGGTCGTCTCCGTGGTGACCGCTCCGCCCGTCCTGGGCGCGGCGCTGCTGGGCCTGGACCACCTCGGGGCGTCGGCGGCGGCACGGGTCCGGCTGCGGTCACGGTACGAGAGCCATGCGCCGCGGTAA
- a CDS encoding glutamate ABC transporter substrate-binding protein — translation MAAACALTASLTLLPLSRGGPSAGALRSAEQTAAPPAKADDCTSPEASLRPSSADGPAIEEIKQRGRLIVGIDQNSYRWGYRRADGGLEGFDIDLSRAIARDILGDPEKIVFRAVPTNQRIAALDNGTVDLVVRTMTINCARIRQVAFSTAYFRTGQQVLAPRQSTITGFDESLRGRRVCSAEGSTAYDALAKDSHGALFKDEDDDGPGDRNRLTVPNQLDCLVRLQLGEVDAVVTDAALAAGQAAQDPSVELKGDGPFTTEYYGVAARLGRDDLVRRVNQVLERYRAGPWTRAYVKWLKEDLPGIPGPPAPKYREE, via the coding sequence ATGGCGGCTGCCTGCGCGCTCACCGCCTCCCTCACCCTGCTCCCGCTCTCGCGGGGAGGGCCGTCGGCCGGCGCGCTCCGGAGCGCCGAGCAGACGGCCGCACCACCCGCGAAGGCCGACGACTGCACCAGCCCCGAGGCGTCGCTGCGGCCCTCGTCGGCGGACGGCCCGGCGATCGAGGAGATCAAGCAGCGCGGCCGCCTCATCGTCGGCATCGACCAGAACAGCTACCGCTGGGGATACCGCCGGGCGGACGGCGGGCTGGAGGGCTTCGACATCGATCTGTCCCGGGCGATCGCCCGGGACATCCTGGGAGACCCCGAGAAGATCGTCTTCCGGGCGGTGCCGACCAACCAGCGAATCGCCGCGCTCGACAACGGCACCGTGGACCTCGTCGTAAGGACGATGACCATCAACTGCGCCCGGATCAGACAGGTCGCCTTCTCCACGGCGTACTTCCGCACCGGCCAGCAGGTGCTGGCGCCCCGGCAGTCCACGATCACCGGCTTCGACGAATCCCTCAGGGGCCGGCGGGTCTGCTCCGCCGAGGGCTCGACGGCCTACGACGCGCTGGCGAAGGACTCGCACGGGGCGCTGTTCAAGGACGAGGACGACGACGGTCCCGGCGACCGGAACCGGTTGACGGTCCCCAACCAGCTGGACTGCCTGGTCCGGCTGCAACTCGGCGAGGTGGACGCGGTCGTGACGGACGCGGCCCTCGCAGCGGGCCAGGCCGCGCAGGACCCGTCCGTCGAACTCAAGGGCGACGGGCCGTTCACCACCGAGTACTACGGCGTGGCCGCCAGACTTGGCAGGGACGACCTCGTCCGCAGGGTCAACCAGGTGCTTGAGCGGTACCGGGCGGGCCCCTGGACGCGGGCGTACGTCAAGTGGCTGAAGGAGGACCTGCCCGGCATACCCGGCCCCCCGGCGCCGAAGTACCGGGAGGAATGA
- a CDS encoding coiled-coil domain-containing protein — translation MDRDEVDRALARLGEEHEAIETSLLALQDHAGRRLLEGAELTGVTRDRWASTEQAIALLWGYFDAYAGALRSARELRARRRWPSRDDLVALTDRLRGPSVAVASAAARPAPSSDGPAKLSERFTLEALVGRMNTLYARSLDVVVAADAVWSALPARIDLLAAELQRTRSLAHSVGVRPGEHPAGDELDSITRELSELRVQAVSDPLAFWSPATASSAPGGGRPDTGRYDRAARSLEDVRREIEAVLAVRQDSETRLLRLRDVLSRADRTLTEARAARGEVLARIAASEVPAVSGPPTVLQERLATAAEYRRHAQWHRLSPLLESLEREAEDELLRARESLTAVTAPLAVRAELRGRLDAYKAKVARHGMAEDPLLIERYDVARRMLWSAPCDLRAAEQAVLRYQRAAAEVLVPRQPGSADGGGHRGEP, via the coding sequence ATGGACCGGGACGAGGTGGACCGTGCGCTGGCGCGGCTCGGCGAGGAGCACGAGGCGATCGAGACCTCGCTCCTCGCCCTCCAGGACCATGCGGGCCGCAGGCTCCTGGAGGGGGCGGAGCTGACGGGCGTCACCAGGGACCGCTGGGCCTCGACGGAACAGGCGATCGCGCTGCTGTGGGGCTACTTCGACGCCTACGCGGGGGCGCTGCGCTCGGCGCGTGAACTGCGGGCCCGGCGCCGCTGGCCGAGCCGGGACGACCTGGTGGCGCTGACGGACCGGCTGCGCGGGCCGAGCGTCGCCGTGGCGAGTGCCGCCGCCCGGCCCGCGCCCTCCTCGGACGGGCCCGCAAAGCTCTCGGAGCGTTTCACCCTGGAGGCCCTGGTCGGCCGGATGAACACGCTGTACGCCCGCTCGCTGGACGTGGTGGTGGCCGCCGACGCGGTGTGGTCGGCGCTCCCCGCGCGTATCGATCTGCTGGCGGCGGAGTTGCAGCGGACCCGTTCCCTGGCCCACTCGGTGGGCGTGCGGCCGGGCGAGCACCCGGCAGGCGACGAGCTGGACTCGATCACCCGGGAACTGTCCGAGCTGAGGGTGCAGGCCGTATCGGACCCGCTGGCGTTCTGGTCGCCGGCGACGGCGAGTTCGGCACCCGGCGGCGGCCGTCCCGACACGGGGCGCTACGACCGGGCGGCTCGTTCGCTGGAGGACGTCCGCCGGGAGATCGAGGCGGTCCTCGCGGTGCGGCAGGACTCGGAGACGAGGCTCCTGCGGTTGCGGGACGTGCTTTCCCGGGCGGACCGCACACTGACCGAGGCGCGCGCCGCGCGGGGCGAGGTACTGGCGAGGATCGCCGCGTCCGAGGTCCCCGCGGTCAGCGGTCCGCCGACCGTGTTGCAGGAGCGGCTGGCCACCGCGGCCGAGTACCGCAGGCACGCCCAGTGGCACCGGCTGTCTCCGCTGCTGGAGTCACTGGAGCGGGAGGCCGAGGACGAGTTGCTCCGTGCGCGCGAGTCGTTGACGGCCGTGACGGCGCCGCTGGCGGTCCGCGCCGAGCTGCGCGGCCGGCTCGACGCCTACAAGGCGAAGGTCGCCCGGCACGGCATGGCCGAGGACCCGCTGCTGATCGAGCGGTACGACGTGGCCCGCCGGATGCTGTGGAGCGCACCGTGCGATCTGCGCGCCGCGGAGCAGGCGGTGCTGCGCTACCAGCGTGCCGCCGCGGAGGTGCTGGTACCGCGGCAGCCGGGATCCGCGGACGGCGGCGGCCACCGGGGGGAGCCGTGA
- a CDS encoding serine/threonine-protein kinase codes for MSDLTTCGRPGCDGAYEDVGGGELYCGTCGLAPESGRGAGPATANATAAPYSPSPSPSPAPAPAPAPAGACQRPGCDGAYEDVGGGELYCGTCGLAPVVARSGARRSHPTGATGDGRSVISGPARDSSSSGSRSSGSPGSPRSSDSPGSARSARSARASGSSASRRSVSGRLSRSLSERGSGRSVSVRSSGSSTSSSGRHRLGAGLVSVPDVPRPEPRSAVMAEPEVPERKRFCSRGDCGAPVGRARGDRPGRTEGFCTKCGHPYSFVPKLREGDIVHGQYEVTGCLAHGGLGWIYLAVDRAVSDRWVVLKGLLDTGDQDAMAAAISERRFLAEIEHPNIVRIYNFVEHLDQRTGSLDGYIVMEYVGGKSLKELANERRAPDGRRAPLPVEQACAYGIEALEALGHLHSRNLLYCDFKVDNAIQTEDRLKLIDMGAVRRMDDEESAIYGTVGYQAPEVAEVGPSVGSDLYTVARTLAVLTFDFQGFTNVFADSLPDPANIEVFRTYESFYRLLVRATDPDPARRFASAQEMADQLTGVLREVVAVQTGRPRPSLSTLFGPELRVTDTELFAELHGEVSTLGTGRPPRRSRGVPAVTRTRQMPGSSGGQAAARPSAPARQVPAQGTGSRPDAAGPGAAGTGAAGPGATRTGAAGPGAAGTVAAGTPGPGAPGDPHPYASGPAGVPPQAAPPAQLGGRSAAGRPHLADLDVRATALALPVPLVDPSDPNAGFLAGLLASAPAELIAALGGAPADSPELRLRELRARLETGELTAAADLLADLEAGQPDDWRVVWYRGVASLATGDDETAALSFDAVYDAFPGEAAPKLALALCAEVLGQPDNAAEYYRLVWTTDPGYVSAGFGLARVQLAAGDRTAAVRTLDSVPESSIHYTAARVAAVRARLRRRAAEDALIDDLSAAADQVTALEGLGLDAVRRERLSAEVLGAALDWVLSGSTGARSARTVLLGSELDERGLRFGLERSFRMLARLAPDGGERIELVERANRYRPRTWV; via the coding sequence GTGAGTGACCTGACGACGTGCGGCCGTCCGGGCTGCGACGGAGCGTACGAGGACGTCGGCGGCGGCGAACTCTACTGCGGCACCTGCGGACTCGCCCCCGAGAGCGGGCGGGGCGCCGGCCCCGCGACGGCGAACGCCACGGCGGCCCCCTACTCCCCCTCGCCCTCCCCCTCGCCCGCACCCGCACCCGCACCCGCACCCGCAGGTGCCTGCCAGCGCCCCGGCTGCGATGGAGCGTACGAGGACGTCGGCGGCGGCGAACTCTACTGCGGCACCTGCGGACTCGCCCCGGTGGTCGCGAGGAGCGGAGCGCGGCGGTCGCACCCCACCGGTGCCACGGGAGACGGCCGGAGCGTGATCAGCGGCCCGGCACGAGACAGCTCATCGTCGGGCTCCCGCTCGTCCGGCTCACCCGGCTCACCCCGCTCATCCGACTCACCAGGCTCAGCCCGTTCAGCCCGTTCAGCCCGGGCGTCAGGTTCGTCGGCGTCACGGCGGTCGGTCTCGGGCCGGCTGTCCCGTTCGCTGTCCGAACGCGGCTCGGGCCGCTCGGTGTCGGTCCGCAGCTCCGGCTCCTCGACGTCCTCGTCGGGCCGGCACCGTCTGGGAGCCGGGCTGGTCTCGGTCCCGGACGTGCCGCGCCCCGAACCGCGTTCAGCGGTGATGGCGGAGCCGGAAGTCCCGGAGCGGAAGCGATTCTGCAGCCGCGGCGACTGCGGAGCGCCGGTGGGACGTGCGCGCGGCGACCGCCCGGGGCGCACGGAGGGCTTCTGCACCAAGTGCGGACACCCGTACTCCTTCGTCCCCAAACTGCGTGAGGGGGACATCGTCCACGGGCAGTACGAGGTGACGGGCTGTCTGGCCCATGGCGGCCTCGGCTGGATCTACCTCGCCGTGGACCGGGCGGTGTCCGACCGCTGGGTCGTCCTCAAGGGACTGCTGGACACCGGCGACCAGGACGCGATGGCGGCGGCCATCTCCGAGCGCCGGTTCCTCGCGGAGATCGAGCACCCGAACATCGTCCGCATCTACAACTTCGTCGAGCACCTGGACCAGCGGACCGGCTCCCTGGACGGCTACATCGTCATGGAGTACGTGGGGGGCAAGTCCCTCAAGGAACTCGCCAACGAGCGGCGCGCGCCCGACGGCAGACGCGCCCCGCTGCCGGTCGAGCAGGCGTGCGCGTACGGCATCGAGGCGCTGGAGGCGCTCGGGCATCTGCACAGCCGGAACCTCCTGTACTGCGACTTCAAGGTCGACAACGCCATCCAGACCGAGGACCGGCTCAAGCTCATAGACATGGGCGCCGTACGGCGGATGGACGACGAGGAGTCGGCGATCTACGGCACCGTCGGCTACCAGGCACCGGAGGTGGCCGAGGTCGGCCCGTCGGTCGGGTCGGACCTCTACACGGTGGCCCGCACCCTGGCGGTGCTGACGTTCGACTTCCAGGGCTTCACCAACGTGTTCGCGGACTCCCTCCCGGACCCGGCCAACATCGAGGTGTTCCGGACGTACGAGTCGTTCTACCGGCTCCTCGTCCGCGCGACCGACCCCGACCCGGCGCGCCGGTTCGCCTCCGCTCAGGAGATGGCGGACCAGCTGACGGGAGTGCTCAGGGAGGTCGTCGCGGTGCAGACGGGCCGGCCGCGCCCTTCGCTGTCGACCCTGTTCGGCCCGGAGCTGCGCGTCACGGACACGGAGCTGTTCGCCGAACTCCACGGCGAGGTCTCGACGCTGGGGACCGGGCGGCCCCCGCGACGGAGCCGCGGAGTGCCCGCGGTGACCCGCACCCGGCAGATGCCGGGAAGCTCCGGTGGACAGGCGGCCGCACGGCCGTCGGCACCCGCCCGGCAGGTGCCGGCGCAGGGGACCGGGAGCCGACCGGACGCGGCCGGACCTGGTGCCGCCGGGACGGGTGCCGCCGGACCTGGTGCCACCAGGACGGGTGCCGCCGGACCTGGTGCCGCCGGGACGGTGGCGGCAGGCACCCCCGGTCCCGGTGCCCCCGGCGACCCGCATCCGTACGCCTCCGGCCCGGCCGGCGTCCCGCCGCAGGCAGCCCCTCCGGCACAGCTCGGGGGCCGGTCGGCGGCCGGGCGGCCGCACCTCGCGGACCTGGACGTCCGCGCGACCGCACTGGCACTGCCGGTCCCCCTCGTCGACCCGAGCGACCCCAACGCGGGCTTTCTCGCGGGTCTCCTGGCCTCCGCGCCCGCCGAACTGATCGCCGCGCTGGGAGGCGCACCCGCGGACTCCCCGGAACTGCGGCTGCGCGAGCTGCGGGCACGGCTGGAGACGGGCGAACTCACCGCCGCGGCCGACCTCCTGGCCGATCTCGAGGCCGGGCAGCCCGACGACTGGCGGGTCGTCTGGTACCGCGGCGTCGCCTCACTCGCCACCGGCGACGACGAGACGGCCGCGCTCTCCTTCGACGCGGTCTATGACGCGTTCCCGGGCGAAGCCGCGCCCAAGCTGGCGCTCGCCCTCTGCGCCGAGGTGCTCGGCCAGCCGGACAACGCGGCGGAGTACTACCGCCTGGTGTGGACCACGGATCCGGGCTATGTGAGCGCCGGGTTCGGACTGGCCCGGGTGCAACTCGCGGCCGGCGACCGGACCGCGGCCGTCCGCACGCTCGACTCCGTCCCCGAGTCGTCGATCCACTACACGGCCGCCCGGGTCGCGGCGGTGCGGGCACGGCTGCGCCGGCGCGCCGCGGAGGATGCGCTCATCGACGACCTCTCGGCCGCCGCCGACCAGGTCACGGCGCTGGAGGGGCTCGGACTGGACGCGGTGCGGCGTGAGCGGCTGTCCGCGGAGGTGCTGGGCGCGGCGCTGGACTGGGTACTCTCCGGCAGTACCGGCGCCCGGTCGGCGAGAACGGTTCTGCTCGGCAGCGAACTCGACGAACGGGGACTGCGCTTCGGCCTCGAACGCTCGTTCAGGATGCTTGCCAGGCTCGCGCCGGACGGCGGGGAGCGCATCGAACTGGTGGAGCGGGCCAACCGCTACCGCCCACGGACGTGGGTGTGA
- a CDS encoding PP2C family protein-serine/threonine phosphatase yields the protein MHHGGIPGGGSDDGSGGGWGAPPPAAMLCVACRAGQVDPDGYCERCGHAQPRERDHMEQELSGVAAVSDRGLRHHRNEDSFAVSSTALPDGSPAVIAIVCDGVSSATRPDEASSAAAGCASEHLLESLPRGTHPQQAMHEAILAAAAAVNSLAAEPGTALQHDPHRHRNAPACTLVGAVTAGELLVVGWVGDSRAYWIPDDRGGPPARLTEDDSWAAQMVSAGLMSEAEAYADERAHAITGWLGADAWELEPHTAAFKPDRPGVVVVCTDGLWNYAEAPEEMAQVLPPDAAGRPLHGARVLVGHALDGGGHDNVTVAVLPFAMRRQGAGSA from the coding sequence GTGCACCACGGTGGGATCCCCGGCGGGGGCTCCGACGATGGCTCCGGCGGGGGCTGGGGCGCGCCCCCGCCCGCCGCGATGCTCTGCGTCGCGTGCCGCGCCGGTCAGGTGGATCCCGACGGCTACTGCGAGCGCTGCGGGCACGCCCAGCCGCGCGAGCGCGATCACATGGAGCAGGAGTTGTCCGGCGTGGCCGCGGTCAGCGACCGGGGGCTGCGGCACCACCGCAACGAGGACTCCTTCGCGGTGTCGTCCACGGCCCTGCCCGACGGCTCACCGGCCGTGATCGCGATCGTCTGCGACGGTGTGTCCTCGGCCACCCGGCCCGACGAGGCGTCCTCGGCCGCGGCGGGCTGCGCCAGCGAGCACCTGCTCGAGTCGCTGCCCCGGGGCACGCATCCGCAACAGGCGATGCACGAGGCGATCCTCGCCGCCGCCGCCGCGGTCAACTCCCTGGCGGCGGAGCCCGGCACGGCCTTGCAGCACGACCCGCACCGCCACCGCAACGCTCCCGCGTGCACGCTGGTGGGCGCCGTCACCGCCGGTGAGCTGCTGGTGGTGGGCTGGGTGGGCGACAGCCGGGCGTACTGGATCCCGGACGACCGCGGCGGCCCACCCGCCCGGCTCACCGAGGACGACTCCTGGGCGGCCCAGATGGTCTCCGCCGGCCTGATGAGCGAGGCCGAGGCGTACGCGGACGAGCGCGCGCACGCGATCACCGGCTGGCTCGGCGCGGACGCATGGGAGCTGGAACCCCACACGGCCGCGTTCAAGCCGGACCGCCCCGGTGTGGTGGTGGTGTGCACGGACGGCCTGTGGAACTACGCGGAGGCGCCGGAGGAGATGGCGCAGGTCCTGCCGCCCGACGCGGCGGGCCGGCCACTGCACGGGGCGCGGGTCCTGGTCGGCCATGCGCTCGACGGCGGGGGCCACGACAACGTAACAGTGGCCGTGCTCCCGTTCGCGATGCGCCGGCAGGGGGCAGGATCGGCCTGA
- a CDS encoding vWA domain-containing protein, whose protein sequence is MADNSETNAPRFSVEVYQNEYLPEGGREVNAIVTVTSAGGGTSGGAHLVGTSASAASPPGRRTDAAVVVMVDCSGSMDYPPTKMRNARDATAAAVDTLRDGTAFAVVSGTHMAAEVYPGGGRLAAADATTRARAKEALRGLSAGGGTAIGTWLRLADRLLGGADVPIRHGILLTDGRNEHERPEDLRAVLDACAGRFTCDARGVGTDWEVGEVTGIASALLGTADIVADPSGLAADFTRMMENAMGKEVAAVALRLWTPVGAEVVFVKQVAPAVEDLTGRRREAGVRFGDYPTGSWGDESRDYHVRVRVPEAGVGREMLAARASLIIPDPAGGAPRPLAQGLVRAVWTDDLAASTAISPQVAHYTGQAELAQVIRQGLDARKFGDLDNATAKLGRAVQLAAASGNEDTAKLLAKVVDVVDAATGTVRLKARVAEADEMTLETRSTRTVRVKK, encoded by the coding sequence ATGGCCGATAACTCCGAGACGAACGCGCCGCGGTTCTCCGTCGAGGTGTACCAGAACGAGTACCTGCCCGAGGGCGGGCGCGAGGTGAACGCGATCGTGACGGTCACCTCCGCCGGCGGCGGCACGAGCGGCGGTGCTCACCTCGTCGGGACTTCCGCTTCGGCCGCCTCCCCGCCGGGACGGCGGACGGACGCCGCCGTGGTCGTGATGGTCGACTGCTCGGGCTCCATGGACTATCCGCCGACGAAGATGCGCAACGCGCGCGACGCCACGGCCGCGGCCGTCGACACCCTGCGCGACGGCACCGCGTTCGCCGTGGTCTCGGGAACGCACATGGCCGCGGAGGTGTATCCGGGCGGCGGCCGGCTGGCGGCGGCCGACGCGACGACCCGGGCCCGGGCCAAGGAGGCGCTGCGCGGGCTGAGCGCCGGCGGCGGCACCGCGATCGGCACCTGGCTGCGGCTGGCGGACCGGTTGCTGGGCGGCGCCGACGTGCCGATCCGGCACGGCATCCTGCTCACCGACGGCCGCAACGAGCACGAGAGGCCTGAGGACCTGCGTGCCGTCCTGGACGCCTGCGCCGGGCGCTTCACCTGCGACGCGCGCGGCGTGGGCACCGACTGGGAGGTCGGGGAAGTCACCGGCATCGCCTCCGCGCTGCTCGGCACGGCCGACATCGTCGCTGATCCGTCCGGGCTCGCCGCCGACTTCACAAGGATGATGGAGAACGCGATGGGCAAGGAGGTCGCGGCCGTGGCCCTGCGGCTCTGGACCCCGGTCGGCGCGGAGGTCGTGTTCGTGAAGCAGGTGGCGCCCGCGGTGGAGGATCTGACCGGCAGGCGCCGGGAGGCGGGGGTCCGCTTCGGCGACTATCCGACCGGCTCCTGGGGCGACGAGTCCCGCGACTACCACGTGCGCGTGCGCGTGCCGGAGGCCGGCGTCGGCAGGGAGATGCTGGCGGCCCGGGCCTCGCTGATCATCCCGGATCCGGCCGGCGGCGCCCCGCGCCCGCTCGCGCAGGGGCTCGTGCGGGCGGTGTGGACCGACGACCTGGCGGCTTCGACCGCCATCAGCCCCCAGGTCGCCCACTACACGGGTCAGGCCGAACTGGCACAGGTCATCCGGCAGGGCCTGGACGCCCGCAAGTTCGGTGATCTCGACAACGCCACCGCGAAACTGGGCCGCGCCGTGCAACTGGCGGCGGCCTCCGGCAACGAGGACACCGCGAAGCTGCTGGCGAAGGTGGTGGACGTCGTCGACGCGGCGACGGGTACTGTGCGGCTGAAGGCAAGGGTCGCGGAAGCGGACGAGATGACACTCGAAACGCGCTCCACGAGGACAGTTCGCGTAAAGAAGTAG
- a CDS encoding FHA domain-containing protein, translated as MPTCPNGHRSGSDDWCEVCGHRMAGAGAPAGAVPPPAPAPPPAPGYGYPGPGDPNATAQAELCPQCRTPREPMAPFCEECRWNFLTNTATSYTPVAPPHRPGPGDPPSGLDLPPGFQAQQPRPQDPFEYQGSRPSQMNRPAEPLGGEPPAPRPPHGGPPPPPAPPPPFPGPYPGPGTSGSEDVSESPGQQRPAGPPEFSRPAAQPQYGYPSGPPAPPGFPQAVPAPPQQPLSAGDDDWMLSPPPPPQPHAQQPHAQQRPGGQQHPAPPPQQSPYEPAGWTVAIAPDREYFMAMMQRSGPEAAGLNLPAYSPEQQLALSGDQITIGRRRHSTGESPDIDLSVPPEDPGVSHKHALLIQQPDGSWAVVDQNSTNGTTVNGAEDPIQPYVPVPLRDGDRVHVGAWTTITIRRG; from the coding sequence ATGCCGACCTGCCCGAACGGACACCGGTCGGGTTCCGACGACTGGTGCGAGGTCTGCGGCCATCGGATGGCCGGGGCGGGGGCTCCGGCGGGCGCGGTTCCGCCGCCGGCCCCTGCGCCGCCGCCCGCACCGGGCTACGGATACCCGGGGCCCGGAGACCCGAACGCCACCGCCCAGGCCGAGCTGTGCCCGCAGTGCCGTACGCCCCGCGAGCCCATGGCCCCGTTCTGCGAGGAGTGCCGCTGGAACTTCCTCACGAACACGGCGACGTCGTACACCCCCGTGGCCCCGCCCCACCGGCCGGGCCCCGGCGATCCGCCGTCCGGGCTGGACCTGCCGCCCGGCTTCCAGGCGCAGCAGCCGCGCCCGCAGGACCCGTTCGAGTACCAGGGCTCGCGGCCCTCGCAGATGAACCGGCCCGCCGAGCCGCTCGGCGGCGAACCGCCGGCGCCCCGGCCGCCGCACGGAGGGCCCCCTCCCCCTCCCGCTCCCCCGCCGCCGTTCCCGGGGCCGTACCCGGGGCCGGGGACGTCCGGTTCCGAGGACGTCTCCGAGTCGCCCGGGCAGCAGCGCCCCGCCGGCCCGCCCGAGTTCAGCCGGCCGGCGGCCCAGCCGCAGTACGGGTACCCGTCCGGCCCGCCGGCGCCTCCCGGCTTCCCGCAGGCCGTCCCGGCTCCTCCGCAGCAGCCGCTGAGCGCCGGTGACGACGACTGGATGCTCTCCCCGCCCCCGCCCCCGCAGCCGCACGCCCAGCAGCCGCATGCCCAGCAGCGGCCCGGGGGGCAGCAGCACCCGGCGCCCCCGCCGCAGCAGAGTCCCTACGAGCCCGCCGGCTGGACGGTGGCCATCGCCCCCGATCGCGAGTACTTCATGGCGATGATGCAGCGCAGCGGCCCCGAGGCGGCCGGACTGAACCTGCCCGCGTACTCGCCGGAGCAGCAGCTCGCGCTCTCCGGGGACCAGATCACCATCGGCCGCCGCCGGCACTCGACCGGCGAGTCGCCCGACATAGACCTGTCGGTGCCGCCGGAGGACCCGGGCGTCTCGCACAAGCACGCGCTCCTGATCCAGCAGCCGGACGGGTCGTGGGCCGTCGTCGACCAGAACTCCACCAACGGCACCACGGTGAACGGCGCGGAGGACCCCATCCAGCCGTACGTCCCCGTGCCGCTGCGGGACGGCGACCGGGTGCATGTGGGCGCCTGGACGACGATCACCATCCGCCGGGGCTGA
- a CDS encoding globin — protein sequence MNEIPRGTLQEQTFYEQVGGEETFRRLVRRFYEGVAEDPLLRPMYPEEDLGPAEERLVLFLMQYWGGPRTYSDKRGHPRLRMRHAPFTVDRAAHDAWLRHMRAAVDELGLSEEHERQLWDYLTYAAASMVNTAG from the coding sequence GTGAACGAGATTCCGCGGGGCACACTTCAGGAGCAGACCTTCTACGAGCAGGTCGGCGGCGAGGAGACCTTCCGCCGCCTGGTGCGGCGCTTCTACGAGGGCGTCGCCGAGGACCCCCTGCTGCGGCCGATGTACCCGGAGGAGGACCTCGGCCCGGCCGAGGAGCGCCTCGTTCTGTTCCTGATGCAGTACTGGGGTGGGCCGCGCACCTACAGCGACAAGCGCGGCCACCCGCGCCTCCGTATGCGCCACGCCCCGTTCACCGTCGACAGGGCCGCGCACGACGCCTGGCTCCGGCACATGCGGGCCGCCGTCGACGAACTCGGCCTCTCCGAGGAGCACGAGCGGCAGCTCTGGGACTACCTCACCTACGCCGCCGCGTCGATGGTGAACACGGCAGGCTGA
- a CDS encoding acyl-CoA thioesterase produces MARHIYSCPLRWSDMDAFGHVNNVVFLRYLEEARIDFMFRLAPGNGSPSFSGGSVVARHEIDYVRPLVHRHHPVTVESWVTKIGAASLTIAYEIKDPGQVYVRASTVVVPYDLSAGRPRRITAEEKSFLREYLDEEQDVKDALAA; encoded by the coding sequence GTGGCTCGCCATATCTACAGCTGTCCCCTGCGCTGGTCGGACATGGACGCCTTCGGGCATGTCAACAACGTGGTCTTCCTCCGCTATCTGGAGGAGGCCCGCATCGACTTCATGTTCCGGCTGGCGCCGGGGAACGGCTCCCCGTCGTTCTCCGGCGGGTCCGTCGTGGCCCGTCATGAGATCGACTACGTACGCCCGCTCGTGCACCGTCACCATCCGGTCACCGTCGAGTCCTGGGTGACGAAGATCGGCGCGGCGTCGCTCACCATCGCCTACGAGATCAAGGACCCCGGCCAGGTGTACGTACGGGCCTCGACCGTCGTCGTCCCCTACGACCTGTCGGCCGGGCGCCCGCGCCGCATCACCGCCGAGGAGAAGTCCTTCCTCCGGGAGTACCTGGACGAGGAGCAGGACGTGAAGGACGCGCTCGCGGCATGA